Genomic window (Spiroplasma sabaudiense Ar-1343):
TCTTTAAAATTTATTAATAGCGTTAAAGATACTGTCAACAAAAATTTTCCAAAAGGTAAATTTGTTATTGATGGGAATGGTCAATTTTTTGAATATGCCATGGAAAAATCGGTGCGCTCATCTTACACAGCAGACGTAATGTCTGCAACCAATTGGTATGAAGATAGCTCATTAAATCAAAAACACGAAGAAGAATATCTAGAATTCGCTAATAATTGATTTGATAACCGCTGAGGAAGGGCTATTGAAAACAAGGAAGATGTTGATTTAAATGATGTTTCAATGGACTTGATTATTTTTGATCAGGCTTTTGCTGCAAAATATCATAGCTTCGGGTATGTAAATCCTGGAATTACTTGAATTTGGCATAAAGGAGTTATTGCCGATTTATTATCACCAAACCTAGCTAAACGCCATGTGTACCAAGACGCTTTAGAAAAACAAACGATTATTGATCAAGATATTTATGACCAAAACGTTGAACATTCAGGACCCGGACTTGGAGGCATTAAGGTAAAAAGTTCATACGGAGCTTATTTAGTTAATAACAAGGTTTGATTTGTCAATATGCAAAGAGAAAATGTCAAATTTGCAATGACTGCGGCATTAGGTGGCAGTGTATTTAAAAATAAAAAATTAACCGAGAATGATTTGCCAGGGTTAATTGATGCAAATAGACTTTATCATCCAAATTTTACAGCAGCTTTAAGAACTACAGCAGCAGGAGTTGGAATGCTAATAATCGTTTTCCCTATCATCTTAATTTTTGGAGTCACTGCAATTGTATATATTTACATCGCAAACAAAAAATAGAAAGTGAAACTACAATGAAAAAATTATTACAAATAATGGCAACCCTAAGTTTGCTAACAAGTGCATCGCTTCCATTAGCTAGTTGTACAATTCCTCAAAAAGAAAATTTTAATGCCGATGATTTAATTGGAAAAAACATTGATACTAGCAAACAAGTAGACGATTCAAATAATCAGGGATTATTTACAAATTTTTATACAGTTGGTGATAGTCTTTCAGATACCGGAGCACTGATAGGATCAATCAATCAACAATTTGGATTAAATTTGGAAATTGATTCACCAAGTTGAAATAATTCTTTTACAAATTCTGACACAGCTGCCAAAAAATTAGCTATCCGTTTAGGGTTTAATACAGATGATTGAAATTATGCCTATAACTTCGGTAAACAAAATCACCACGGTAATAATTATGCGGTTGGGGGCGCAACTGCTAGCTCAGTTACTGGGGGTGGTGGATTACTTCTAAATAAATTTAAAATAAAAAGTCAAACTGAGGCTTTAATTCGCCAGCACAAAGTTAAAAAAACTGATTTAGTTTTTTTTGAAATTGGAGGAAATGATTTATTTCAAGTAATTGGAAAAAGCCAAAAATTTCAACAAGAAAAAATAGAAGAAGCGATTGAAGAAATCAGACAAGCACTTTTGGTTTTATTGAACAATGGGATTGAGCACATTATTGTTATGAATGCACCAGATGTAAGTAAAATTCCAAGTTACAATACTCAAAGCGAAAAAGTAAAACAGGAAGCTCACAATTTAAGTCAAGAATTTAACGAGCAATTTCAAGAAATCTTTGATGACTTGGATAAAAAACACCCAAACAAACTAAAGATGTTTGATTTGTATACCGAATTTAATATTATGTTGGACAAGTTCGAAGAAGAAGTTGACGGTGGTGACTCAAAAACAGCTTGTGTAAATATGAACACTGATTTAAACACGATTGCCAACCAACAAAAAATTGAAATTAAATTTGAGTCAGGATGCAGTTTGGAAAAATTAGATCAACACTTTTTCTTTGACGGTGTTCACCCTACTGAATGAGGTCATGAATATGTTGCTGAAAAGTTATACCAACTAGCACTGGAATGGGAGGAACCAAACAATGCGTAAACTATTGACTATTTTAGGAGCAATTTCCCTAACCGCTTCGGCTGGATCGGCCACAGCCGCTTGTACAATTAAAGAAAGTTTTAATTTTGAGAATGCGTACAAAGTAAACAATATAAACAACTTAGCAATTGCCACTGCTCAAGCAAGTAAAAGTTTAGCACTTAACAGCGAGAATGGCTTTGATAGTGATTTTATTTCAAATAATTATTTGGCTCCAGCTGTAATTGAAGATACTTTTGAAAATTTTGAGACAAAGGAATTTAATAACTCAAAAAGATTACGTTTTAATAAAGTTTTTAAAACCTACTTTAACACCATTTCTCCAATAAATAAAAATGAAATTACAACAGATCTAAATCTGGATGGAGGTAAAAAACCCTCAGCTGGTTCATTGTTAGATTCAATTGCTGGATTTAGTTCAGTAATTGAAATGATTGCAAAAGGTAATTTTTTTGAAGGAATCGTTGGCCTAATCTCGAAAACAGAAATGATCGCAAAGGTTCTAGACCCCCTTTTAGCAAAAACAATTGCTGGGTTATTGTCAAAAGAAATTTTGCAAAGTTTTGGGCAAGCTTTTGATTTAGGAGTATATGAGGGAATGACTTTCCAAGATGTTTTACAAAATGGAATGAATAGTCTTTCAAATGGGATGGCTAGAATATTTTTAAAAGATAAAAATATTGAGTATGCCAAAATTGGAGTAAAAAACTCTAAAGAAAATACCAATTTAGCTTTAGAAAATTTAACAAACGTTTTATTAAACTTCTCATCAGTTGATTTTCAGTTTGACATTGCTGAAAACCTAGAGGCTTTTGCAGAAATAATTCATTTTGGAATTATCTTAATGGTTTATATCAATCAGTTTGACCAATATAGAACCCACAAAGTTTCTAATCCAGCCCAACTTTTCGTTGATGGTCAAAAAAATTTAACAACCTTAAAGAGCGTTCGAAATAAAAAATTTGAAATCAATGATTCTCTAATTAACATTAAACAACTTGTTGCAAATTGTTCGTTCTACTTGAATCCAGATGAAGATGATCCAAATGGCTATAATTTTCAGCGCTTAATTTCAATTTTGTTTGAAGGAGAGACAAATATTTTTGTTAGAAAAAGTGCGGGAATTAATTGACTTGTTAAACCCGTTATTAAAGTGCTAGAAAAATTATCCCCAGAAATTTCAAAGTTTTCTGGACAGACTGAACATATTTTTATTTCATTGTTAAATGATATGGCTCGCCAAGATAACATTAACGATATTTTGAATATCATATCTTTGATTGAAGGCACATTGCCCGATGATATGAAAGCAATAATTGCTAATATCAAGGCTGATGAAGCAATTAAAAACAATTTATATAAAGAAATATATCGTGAAGATGGAATTTACCGTTTAGGAGTTATTTTTGGTTTAAATCCAAGTGAGGATTTTGGGAATTTAAGCATTAAAAATTTTCTCAATAACTCAACAGGGATACTTTTAGATCCTGCAGCCAAAGCTTTAGAAGTTTCACGTTATGAAGTAGTTTCTTCAAACAACGTTATTAACTTGCAAACTCTAGGAAAGATGTTTAATTCGTTAGCACAAGATGAAGAATGAAAAGATAACAATGGTAAAAAAGTGACAACAACGGTTCTAGAACACGCCCTTTTAGATTCTAAAAACTTTTTTGAAGTTTTGGGATTTGATCCAGAGAATAAAAATTTCAAAGAAAACAGTTCCCTGAGCCTTCTAAAAAAATTCTTAAGTGAAGGTTTAGAAAGTTTTAAAGAAGTCGACACTATTTTCAGGGCGGCATCTGAAAAAACAGTCAATAAAAACAATATTCTTTTAGCAGAAATTCAAAGCTCACTAATTACTGAAAGTTGAAGTTTTGAAATTGAAAATTCAGAATTATTTCACGATGATTTAATCAAAAATTTTAGTATAGTTTTAAACCATGAAACCGAAGACAAAACTTTTAGTTACAACATAAGTGCCAAGAGAATAAATTCTGGCTATTTCAAAATAGATAGTTTTTTAAAAAGAAATTCTTAGTAAAACATAAATAATCCGCACAATTCAGTGCGGATTATTTTTTTATTTTATTTAAGTGATTTTTTACTAAAATAAATTCTTAGTTTATAACAAGCCAACAATTTTTGAGTCTGCGCTTGCTATTTAATATTAAATGGTTTTTTAATTAGTATCAATTTATTGTCCTTTAAAAAAGTTTATTTTTTGTACTTTGAATTGAAATAAATCATAGTGGCCAAGATATCAATATACCAAAGCCAGCAAAGCAAACAATTAATAAATGGCGCTTAAATAAAAGACCTCCAAGAATTCCCAAAAAAGAAATTAGCAAAAATAGTGTTAAAAACGTCAGAACTAGAACAATAGCAATTTCTTTCATAAAAGCGAAAACAATAATTCAAACCAAATTGTGAATCCCCGCGGCAATTAATAGTCAAAGTGTTGCTGTTGTAGCCTTTGAATAGTCATCGGAATTATTTGAATTTTCCGTGTTCTTTTTTTGCTTTTCAATTATTAATAAGGTGATTCCAAGAGGTAAGAAAATATAACCAATGAAGTATCACCAACGTTTTTTAGTTAAAGTTTCGTTCCTTAAATACTTTATTAGGCTTATAAAAAATGCCGCTAATAAAATAAAGGCAAAAACAATATTTAAAGAAAACAATCAAATTGGTATTTGCTCAGTTCTTAGTGCAGTTAATGTTACTATACTGACAACTAATGTCAATAATACGGTTAAATTAAAACTATTTAACAGTACAAGACTTTTTCGCATTTTCCCCCCTGGATAACTGTATCCACAATTATCTTAACACAATAAAGCAGATTGACAATTTTCAATAAAAGTTTGAATATAAAATCAACAAATAATTTATTAACCAGAGTAGCAGTGGTAAGATTTCAAAGTAATTAGCAGAGAGGAACAATAAATATGTATGGAATTTACAATGCGGGGCCATTATTCAATAAAGCCGAGCGTCAACAAAGAAAAATAGAAGGAGCAAATTTAATGCACAACTTCGGCAGCAAATTTAAAATTTTCAACCCAGTTGAATTTGATTTTAACAGCGGAGATGTTGTACCAACTAATAAAGAAATTTTTGATTATGATTATAATTGTATGACTAAGTCAAAATATTTTCTTTTTGATATTGATGGGAGAGACGATGGGACTTTTGTTGAATTGGGAATTGCAATTCAGATGGCTTTAAATGACAGTGACAAATTTATTATTGGGATTTTTTCAGACTTTAGAATTGGTAAAGCAAACCAAGGAGAATGACCAGGATATGGAATCAACGAATTTGTAACCGGGCCATTTTATAACGAAAAACTTGTGAATAATAAAAAAATGTCTCAAATTTATATGGTGGAAAGCCACGATAAAGCTATCGAATTAATTCATGAAATCGAAAAAGTTCAAAATAAAAATTTTGATGAAACTGAGATTGAAATTTTAAATAACAAATTTCATGATTTCAAAAAAAATAGTTGGTAGTTTTTGGGTAATGAGTACTTTAAAAACTAATTTAAGTTGAGAAGTTTAAATATTTAAAAAAATTGTATTCACATTTTTTTGTTAAAAAGAGATAAAAACATTTTTATAGAAACAATTCTTTCGATCTACTCAATTGGGTAATGAAAGAATTTTTTTATGAATAATCAGTATCTTAATTTTCAGGTTTTTTTCAAGGTAAAATATGATAATAATTCTCTTTAACAAAACTTCCTTGTAGTCCAATAAATTCCTTGTGATAATAAAATCTTCTACAAAATCTGTATAAATCTAGACAATTTTCATATTCCCTTAGGATCTGTCTTATAATAACTTTTTTGATTTGTGAATTCAAACTTAAAGTCACCGATTATAAAACTTGCACCTTGGACAGCATGAAAAAATAATGTTAAAAATTTTTTGTCCTCTTCTAAATCAATTTTAAAGTTTAAGTTTTGATTTTCAATGTCTGATCTAATTGCGATGTTTCGCAAAAAATTTACATTTAAACAATGACCATTCAATGTCTCTGACATTGTTTCAGCATTTTTTAAAGCATCATTTAGTTTTTTGTCACTGAACGCTATCTTTAATATTTATTTTAAATACGAGAATTTAATTTCTCCTAGTCATTTATAGAAAGTTTTTTCAGCCTCTTCTTCACCGTACATAGCTTTTAAGTAAATTTTTGTTTCAGCATTTGTAACTGATAATCACGTATTAATTTGAGATTCAATTACAAGGGCACCAGGATCAACCATAATGTATTCGTTTCTGGTCAGTGATAACTCATTTGTTAATATTTTAGTTTCAAAAATAGGGAAATTATCAATTTCTAATTTAGAAATTTCCTCTTTTAATTTACTAGTAATACCGCTGCCACTTTTAATTACAATTGTAGTTTTTTCTAAATTGCCTTTGTCTGATTTATAGACTAAGGTATTTGCAAGATTTTTATTTAAAAGATCTAAGTAGCTATTATTTAAATCTATTGCATAATTGGCTAATAGTTCTTCAGAGAAAATATTAACCGAAACACCGCAATAAACATTTTCTATTAATTCAATAAATGATACTGTAATTTCGCTTTTTAATGGGGTATCTTTATCAATTAGAATCGGGTTATAATTAATATCGTTTGTGACGTTTTCTACTATCTGTTTATTTATTTCATTAATTGAGACCATCGAATATAAATAATCACTAGTCAATTTAAAAAATTCAGAATTTTCATCTCGTAATTCATCTTTTCTATTTTTGAAATCTTGAATTTTTAATCCTTCTGGAATATTATCATCAAAAATTCAAGATTTTTCACTAAAATACTTTTGGATATTAGTCTGAAAAATTGTTGAGACTTCACTGATGAATAAATTGATTAGATACTGGAAGTCAATATCATCAACTACTCTATCTTTATTTCTACCGCATGACACGACACTTAATGGTGCAGAAACAACCATTGTTGAAGATGCTAAAATTGATAGTAATTTTTTAATACTCTTTCTCCTTTAAATAAAATATTTACTAAATTATAAAATACAAGAATGCTTATTAAAATTTCGACTTGTAGTCATAATTTGCTGTTACTGAGATTCAGAATTTTTTATAATTATTCGAGAAAATTAAGAATCTTGTTCCTCTTTTACATCTAATTTTTTTTGAGCTTTTAAAGCTACAATCGAACACAAATTTTGGTTTTTTTGTGTTTCATCAAATTGGATTACTTGACTTTTTAAAAAGATTTTAAATCCAAAAAAGAATGCAGTTGATGTTCCAATCATTAAAATAAATACGATTGAAAAAAATTGCAAAGTTGGTCCCATTCACGAAGTGTAGGCAGCAGTTGATTGATCCAATTCTAAAAACCCATAAGGAAAATAGCCGCTAGTTGACATTTCCAAAGCCCAAGGAAAAGCATTATCAAATGATCGACAAATAAAACCAATAATTGTAAATAAAACAAAATATGAAAACACTACCGTTGTCACTATTAGCCATTCTTTTATGAAACTCGCTTTTGTAATATTTAATTTTCCGTGATTATAAAAATATATA
Coding sequences:
- a CDS encoding SGNH/GDSL hydrolase family protein; translated protein: MKKLLQIMATLSLLTSASLPLASCTIPQKENFNADDLIGKNIDTSKQVDDSNNQGLFTNFYTVGDSLSDTGALIGSINQQFGLNLEIDSPSWNNSFTNSDTAAKKLAIRLGFNTDDWNYAYNFGKQNHHGNNYAVGGATASSVTGGGGLLLNKFKIKSQTEALIRQHKVKKTDLVFFEIGGNDLFQVIGKSQKFQQEKIEEAIEEIRQALLVLLNNGIEHIIVMNAPDVSKIPSYNTQSEKVKQEAHNLSQEFNEQFQEIFDDLDKKHPNKLKMFDLYTEFNIMLDKFEEEVDGGDSKTACVNMNTDLNTIANQQKIEIKFESGCSLEKLDQHFFFDGVHPTEWGHEYVAEKLYQLALEWEEPNNA
- a CDS encoding MOLPALP family lipoprotein translates to MRKLLTILGAISLTASAGSATAACTIKESFNFENAYKVNNINNLAIATAQASKSLALNSENGFDSDFISNNYLAPAVIEDTFENFETKEFNNSKRLRFNKVFKTYFNTISPINKNEITTDLNLDGGKKPSAGSLLDSIAGFSSVIEMIAKGNFFEGIVGLISKTEMIAKVLDPLLAKTIAGLLSKEILQSFGQAFDLGVYEGMTFQDVLQNGMNSLSNGMARIFLKDKNIEYAKIGVKNSKENTNLALENLTNVLLNFSSVDFQFDIAENLEAFAEIIHFGIILMVYINQFDQYRTHKVSNPAQLFVDGQKNLTTLKSVRNKKFEINDSLINIKQLVANCSFYLNPDEDDPNGYNFQRLISILFEGETNIFVRKSAGINWLVKPVIKVLEKLSPEISKFSGQTEHIFISLLNDMARQDNINDILNIISLIEGTLPDDMKAIIANIKADEAIKNNLYKEIYREDGIYRLGVIFGLNPSEDFGNLSIKNFLNNSTGILLDPAAKALEVSRYEVVSSNNVINLQTLGKMFNSLAQDEEWKDNNGKKVTTTVLEHALLDSKNFFEVLGFDPENKNFKENSSLSLLKKFLSEGLESFKEVDTIFRAASEKTVNKNNILLAEIQSSLITESWSFEIENSELFHDDLIKNFSIVLNHETEDKTFSYNISAKRINSGYFKIDSFLKRNS
- a CDS encoding nucleoside 2-deoxyribosyltransferase, with the translated sequence MYGIYNAGPLFNKAERQQRKIEGANLMHNFGSKFKIFNPVEFDFNSGDVVPTNKEIFDYDYNCMTKSKYFLFDIDGRDDGTFVELGIAIQMALNDSDKFIIGIFSDFRIGKANQGEWPGYGINEFVTGPFYNEKLVNNKKMSQIYMVESHDKAIELIHEIEKVQNKNFDETEIEILNNKFHDFKKNSW